One segment of Danio aesculapii chromosome 3, fDanAes4.1, whole genome shotgun sequence DNA contains the following:
- the wbp2nl gene encoding postacrosomal sheath WW domain-binding protein isoform X2: protein MTLNRNHHPNGGVLIQAGESILRECKSVELSFSDVTPKNELFKGTKKGSVYLTQYRLVFVSSVMKEKFCSFMFPYYLMKNCSIEQPVFSANFIQGLIKAEAGGGWEGQAGFKLSFPSGGAIELGQHLFKLATNASRAPPAQNGAFGLAAGMNGYASPAMPQPYPYPSMPQAPYSQYPYTPAAGVYPSAPVYMAPPPPYPGPPQDWAAAPAPANAKAAEAASSAFYNPSNPHSVYMPSDLPPPYFPPENPGKKNN from the exons CATCTTGCGAGAGTGTAAGAGTGTGGAGCTTTCCTTCAGCGACGTCACACCCAAGAACGAGCTGTTCAAGGGGACCAAGAAGGGCTCCGTCTACCTCACCCAGTACCGG cTGGTGTTTGTCAGCAGTGTGATGAAGGAGAAGTTCTGCTCCTTCATGTTCCCGTATTACCTGATGAAGAACTGCAGCATTGAGCAGCCGGTGTTCTCCGCTAACTTCATCCAGGGCCTGATCAAGGCGGAGGCTggag GTGGATGGGAGGGTCAGGCTGGTTTCAAGCTGTCGTTCCCCAGCGGTGGAGCCATCGAGCTCGGACAACACCTGTTCAAACTGGCCACCaacg CATCTCGGGCTCCTCCCGCTCAGAATGGAGCATTCGGATTGGCTGCAGGGATGAACGGATACGCCAGTCCAGCAATGCCGCAGCCGTACCCATATCCCAGCATGCCTCAGGCCCCGTACAGCCAATACCCATACACCCCTGCGGCAG gtgtgtatCCCAGCGCGCCCGTCTACATGGCTCCGCCTCCTCCATATCCCGGCCCCCCGCAGGATTGGGCCGCTGCTCCAG CTCCAGCTAATGCTAAAGCAGCGGAAGCGGCTAGCAGCGCCTTCTACAATCCCAGCAACCCTCACAGTGTCTACATGCCCTCG GATCTGCCGCCTCCATATTTCCCTCCGGAGAATCCAGGAAAGAAGAACAACTGA
- the wbp2nl gene encoding postacrosomal sheath WW domain-binding protein isoform X1, producing MTLNRNHHPNGGVLIQAGESILRECKSVELSFSDVTPKNELFKGTKKGSVYLTQYRLVFVSSVMKEKFCSFMFPYYLMKNCSIEQPVFSANFIQGLIKAEAGGGWEGQAGFKLSFPSGGAIELGQHLFKLATNASRAPPAQNGAFGLAAGMNGYASPAMPQPYPYPSMPQAPYSQYPYTPAAGVYPSAPVYMAPPPPYPGPPQDWAAAPVAPANAKAAEAASSAFYNPSNPHSVYMPSDLPPPYFPPENPGKKNN from the exons CATCTTGCGAGAGTGTAAGAGTGTGGAGCTTTCCTTCAGCGACGTCACACCCAAGAACGAGCTGTTCAAGGGGACCAAGAAGGGCTCCGTCTACCTCACCCAGTACCGG cTGGTGTTTGTCAGCAGTGTGATGAAGGAGAAGTTCTGCTCCTTCATGTTCCCGTATTACCTGATGAAGAACTGCAGCATTGAGCAGCCGGTGTTCTCCGCTAACTTCATCCAGGGCCTGATCAAGGCGGAGGCTggag GTGGATGGGAGGGTCAGGCTGGTTTCAAGCTGTCGTTCCCCAGCGGTGGAGCCATCGAGCTCGGACAACACCTGTTCAAACTGGCCACCaacg CATCTCGGGCTCCTCCCGCTCAGAATGGAGCATTCGGATTGGCTGCAGGGATGAACGGATACGCCAGTCCAGCAATGCCGCAGCCGTACCCATATCCCAGCATGCCTCAGGCCCCGTACAGCCAATACCCATACACCCCTGCGGCAG gtgtgtatCCCAGCGCGCCCGTCTACATGGCTCCGCCTCCTCCATATCCCGGCCCCCCGCAGGATTGGGCCGCTGCTCCAG TAGCTCCAGCTAATGCTAAAGCAGCGGAAGCGGCTAGCAGCGCCTTCTACAATCCCAGCAACCCTCACAGTGTCTACATGCCCTCG GATCTGCCGCCTCCATATTTCCCTCCGGAGAATCCAGGAAAGAAGAACAACTGA
- the fmc1 gene encoding protein FMC1 homolog → MKMAAVCSPLRVCRGILKEIRSAKGSGYRLSPVYQYVLQQFRRNQVTGAQLCRAQMESLHAAVSYRCLLSSTRLHLRLHLQYHARGEHTPQQAAALVGLRMPNQPGGKGWET, encoded by the exons ATGAAGATGGCCGCCGTGTGCTCTCCGCTCCGTGTGTGTCGCGGGATCCTGAAGGAGATCCGCTCCGCCAAGGGCTCCGGTTACCGACTCTCTCCCGTTTACCAGTATGTGCTGCAGCAGTTCCGGAGAAACCAG gtgacGGGCGCTCAGCTCTGCCGTGCTCAGATGGAGTCTCTGCACGCAGCGGTCTCCTACAGGTGTCTGCTGTCCTCCACACGCCTCCACCTGCGCCTCCACCTGCAGTATCACGCACGCGGGGAACACACACCACAGCAGGCCGCTGCGCTCGTGGGGCTGCGCATGCCCAACCAACCCGGCGGCAAGGGCTGGGAGACATGA